TGAGATCGAGGGATTCCGCGGCGTGGACAGCGGCAGCGCGGTGAATCTGCTTCTCGAACGCCGGCTCGTGAAGATCCTCGGGCGCAAGGACGCGCCGGGCAAGCCGTTCATCTTCGGGACAACGCGCGAATTTCTGGAAATCTTCAACCTGAAGGATCTGTCGCAGCTTCCGACGCTGAAGGAAATCGAGGAGCTGAAGGACGAAGACGTGGACCCCTTTCTCAATCCGCACGGCGCCACGCCGGACGATCCCGCGGACGAGAACGCCTCTCCGATCGAGACCGGGGACGGTGAGGCCAGGGATCACGCCGCCGGTGGTAACGGCGAGGCGGACGCGTTCGACGAGGACGACGAAGGCGAATACGATGACGAGGCGGACGACGACGACGAATTCGAGGATGACGAGGAATACGATGACGATGAAGACGACGAGGAAGAGGACGATGATGATGACGACGACGACGACGAGGATGACAAATCCTGAAAACGATTACCGCGACGCCAACGTCGCGGACGACCTTCTCGCGCGCCGGTCGAGACGATCGCCGCGAAACAAGAATGCCGATGGCGACGCCTCCGCGAACGCATAAAACCGATGAAACCAAAGGCGCCGTCGACGAGTTGCGCCTTGTGGTGTACCTCGCGCGCGCGGGCGTGGCGTCGCGGCGCGGCGCGGGCGACGTGGTCGCCGAGGGGCGCGTGAAGGTGAACGGCGCGGTCATCACCAATCCCGCGCATCGCGTGCATGCCGAATCGGACCACGTGCGCGTGGACGACAAGCTCATCAAGCGGCTCGAGCCGCATCAATACATCATGCTCAACAAGCCGCGCGGCGTCGTGACGACGAGCCGGGACCCGGAGGGCCGGCCGACGGTGTTCGACTATCTGGCGCGCATGAAGGCGCACGTGCAACCGGTCGGGCGCCTGGATTTTGACACGGAGGGCTTGCTGCTTCTGACGAACGACGGCCCCCTGGCCTATCGCCTCACGCGGCCGGAACATCATGTCGAGAAGGTCTATATCGCGCTCGTAAAAGGCCGCGTCTCGCGCGACGCGCTTACGAAACTTCGCGGCGGCGTCTCGCTTGACGGGCGGCGTACGCGTCCGGCCGACGTGAACGTTCTCGAGGTGCGCGGTGACAATACCGAGCTTCGTGTGCGCGTCGTCGAGGGGAAATACCGGCAGGTTCGCCGCATCTGCGAAGCCGTCGGCCATCCGGTCAAGAAGCTGCGCCGTATCGCGTTCGGGCCGCTCGCTCTTGGCGATCTGCCGCGCGGAAAAACGCGGCATTTGAGCGAGGAGGAGATCAAGAAACTGCGCGCCGGAGAGGTTCGATGCGACGCGTAAGCGCCATCGCGTTCACCCTGGCCTTGTCCCTCGCGGCGGCGGGCTGCCGCATCGTCGATCCGGGCGAGCCGCTGCCGGAAATCCGTGAAAACGTCCAACCGAAAATGCTCCAACAACTCGGCATGGCGAATGTGGTGCGTAAAGCCTTCGCGCTTTATCCTGATTTCGACAAGCTCGGCGAGATTCCACCAGAGATTTCGATTCCCGAAATCGGCGACGTCCCGATTTTCGTGTCCGTCTTCCACACGGCGAGCCCCATGATCTGGGGCGTGGGGACAAGCGGCACGACGCAGGAGCGCCTTCTTGACGCGGCGACGATGGTGATGCGCAACGAGGACTTCGCGCGCTACTACCTCGTCAATCGCGACAAGCTGGCCGTGAAGATCGACATCGTCACGCGGCTGCGCCCGGCGAAGATCCGGGGCGACGGATCGGGTACGGCCATCGAGCCGGGGATTCACGGCCTTGCGCTCAAGCGCGGCGACGACGTTTTCTATCAGTTGCCCGCGGACTATATCACGCTCGGCTGGGAAGCGGCGGATGTCGGCCCGGCGGAGCGCAAGCTGCGCATGCTGGCGGAACTGTCGGATCAGGCAGGCCTCGGCGAGAAAGGCTGGCGCACGTTTCAGGTGTCGCGGATGAGCACGTTCAGCTTCCTGCAGAAGGCGCCGGATTTCGCGCCGGTCGTTTTGTATCGCGGCAATCCGAGCATCCAACGGTACTCGACGCAAGACGTGCAGGACGCGGCGCTGCGCGCGGGGCGGCATATCCTGCAGAATGTCGAGCCGGGCGGACGCTTCCGCATGGGCTACGATCCGATCCGCAACGAATCCGCCGGTTTTCTGGAATACGACCCCGCGTATCACGCGGCTGCGATCTACGGGCTGTCGGTGCTGTTTCAATACAGCAAGCGTCTCGAGATCATCGATCAGACCAAGGCGCCGCTCCTGTGGCTCGTGCGTCACCTGGACGATCCCGTGATGGAACCCGAGGCGTCGCACGTCGAGTTCCTGGGCAACGCGAAAACAAGCAGCACGGCGATGACGC
The bacterium genome window above contains:
- the scpB gene encoding SMC-Scp complex subunit ScpB translates to MDPQRLRSIVESLIFVSEEPVPLAKIRAVLDGIPNDDIKAAIDDLMREYREGDRGFLLEEVAMGYQFRTRPDNVEWVRRLVEKKPARLSKAALETLAIVAYNQPVTRPEIEGFRGVDSGSAVNLLLERRLVKILGRKDAPGKPFIFGTTREFLEIFNLKDLSQLPTLKEIEELKDEDVDPFLNPHGATPDDPADENASPIETGDGEARDHAAGGNGEADAFDEDDEGEYDDEADDDDEFEDDEEYDDDEDDEEEDDDDDDDDDEDDKS
- a CDS encoding rRNA pseudouridine synthase, which encodes MATPPRTHKTDETKGAVDELRLVVYLARAGVASRRGAGDVVAEGRVKVNGAVITNPAHRVHAESDHVRVDDKLIKRLEPHQYIMLNKPRGVVTTSRDPEGRPTVFDYLARMKAHVQPVGRLDFDTEGLLLLTNDGPLAYRLTRPEHHVEKVYIALVKGRVSRDALTKLRGGVSLDGRRTRPADVNVLEVRGDNTELRVRVVEGKYRQVRRICEAVGHPVKKLRRIAFGPLALGDLPRGKTRHLSEEEIKKLRAGEVRCDA